From Flavobacteriales bacterium, the proteins below share one genomic window:
- a CDS encoding D-tyrosyl-tRNA(Tyr) deacylase — MRVVIQRVSEASVSIEGQIHSQIQYGLLILLGIENEDDSSDAEWLSKKIANLRIFSDENGQMNKSIIDVQGEVLVVSQFTLHAKTKKGNRPSFIEAARPEQAIPLYENFVKRLSLDAQSQVLTGQFGANMQVRLCNDGPVTILIDSKNKE; from the coding sequence ATGAGGGTAGTTATTCAAAGAGTTTCTGAGGCATCAGTAAGTATTGAGGGTCAAATACACAGTCAAATACAGTACGGTTTACTGATTCTTTTGGGAATAGAGAATGAAGACGATTCATCAGACGCTGAATGGCTATCTAAAAAAATAGCTAATCTTCGTATTTTCTCTGATGAAAATGGTCAAATGAATAAATCCATAATTGATGTTCAAGGGGAGGTATTGGTGGTTAGTCAGTTTACTTTACACGCCAAAACCAAGAAAGGTAATCGCCCTTCTTTTATTGAGGCAGCACGGCCAGAACAAGCTATTCCTCTTTATGAAAACTTTGTTAAACGATTAAGTTTGGATGCTCAAAGTCAAGTTTTGACTGGTCAATTTGGCGCAAATATGCAAGTTAGACTGTGTAATGATGGACCAGTTACAATATTAATCGATTCAAAAAATAAAGAATAA
- a CDS encoding nucleotide pyrophosphohydrolase, which produces MPIEQLQQEVDKWIKQYGVRYFNELTNMAILSEEVGEVARVIARQYGEQSIKESDNTDLGEELADVLFVVLCLANQTGTNLQDAFDKKLKIKTERDANRHTNNSKLK; this is translated from the coding sequence ATGCCAATAGAACAATTACAACAAGAGGTAGATAAGTGGATTAAACAATATGGTGTTCGTTATTTCAATGAGTTAACTAATATGGCTATTCTTTCTGAAGAAGTGGGTGAGGTAGCTCGAGTTATAGCTCGTCAGTATGGGGAACAATCGATTAAAGAAAGCGATAATACTGATTTGGGTGAAGAGTTGGCAGATGTTCTTTTTGTTGTTTTGTGTTTGGCGAATCAAACGGGCACGAATTTGCAAGATGCATTTGATAAAAAACTTAAAATAAAAACAGAAAGAGATGCTAATCGGCACACAAATAATTCCAAGTTGAAATAA